From Methanomassiliicoccales archaeon, one genomic window encodes:
- a CDS encoding DJ-1/PfpI family protein → ARVVKGRRVTSFFAIRDDLENAGAIWVDEPVVVDGNIITSRVPQDLPVFVKTLITALQK, encoded by the coding sequence GCCCGGGTGGTGAAAGGAAGGCGCGTAACCAGCTTCTTTGCCATCCGCGATGACCTTGAGAACGCTGGCGCCATTTGGGTGGATGAACCGGTGGTCGTGGACGGAAATATCATCACCTCCCGCGTTCCCCAGGATCTTCCCGTGTTCGTCAAAACCCTAATCACCGCGCTACAAAAGTAA